The Henckelia pumila isolate YLH828 unplaced genomic scaffold, ASM3356847v2 CTG_461:::fragment_3, whole genome shotgun sequence genome window below encodes:
- the LOC140871587 gene encoding probable methyltransferase PMT4 isoform X2, with protein sequence MTKRLMLLEENQISFRSDDGMIVDGVKDYSHQIAEMIGLGSDAEFREAGVLNVLDIDCGFGSFDAHLLSLKLMAVCVAAYESTGSQVQLALERGLPAIIGSFNSRQLPFPSLSYDMVHCTQCGIFWDDKDGIFLIEVDRVLRPGGYFVLTSPTNRHQGSSVGTKKGNIATPFEVFTQKLCWNLLAEQEETLIWQKTADAQCYISRKQGSTPLCNAEDAQSYYRPLAQCISGTTSKRWIPIQKRSSGSLNSDQLEVYGINPEDFFEELEFWRSSLRNYWSLLSPLIFSDHPKRPGDEDPMPPYNMVRNMMDMHAHYGGFNAALLEARKSAWVMNVVPVGEPNTLPIIFDQGFAGVLHNWCEPFPTYPRTYDLLHAKGLLSHLATQQCSMVDLIFEMDRILRPEGWVIISDNVGLIESARTIVTQLRWEARVINVRNGSDQRLLVCQKPFVRK encoded by the exons ATGACAAAAAG GTTAATGTTGCTGGAAGAGAATCAAATTTCCTTTCGCTCGGATGATGGTATGATTGTTGATGGTGTCAAGGATTATTCTCACCAGATTGCTGAGATGATAGGATTGGGAAGTGATGCTGAATTCCGTGAAGCTGGT GTGCTCAATGTCTTAGACATTGACTGTGGATTTGGTAGCTTTGATGCGCACTTGCTCTCACTCAAGTTGATGGCCGTTTGTGTAGCAGCTTATGAGTCAACTGGTAGCCAAGTTCAGCTAGCCCTTGAGAGAGGTCTACCAGCTATCATTGGAAGCTTCAATTCAAGACAACTACCATTTCCATCATTATCATATGACATGGTTCACTGCACTCAGTGTGGCATTTTCTGGGATGACAAAG ATGGAATCTTTCTAATCGAAGTTGACAGAGTACTCAGGCCTGGAGGATACTTTGTTTTAACATCACCGACAAACAGACATCAAGGAAGTTCTGTAGGCACAAAGAAAGGCAACATCGCAACTCCTTTTGAAGTATTCACTCAAAAACTATGTTGGAATCTTTTGGCAGAGCAAGAGGAGACTCTCATCTGGCAGAAAACTGCAGATGCTCAATGCTATATTTCTAG AAAGCAGGGCAGTACCCCACTTTGTAATGCAGAGGATGCCCAATCATATTATAGACCACTCGCGCAGTGTATAAGTGGTACAACAAGCAAGCGTTGGATCCCAATTCAGAAGAGATCATCTGGTTCTTTAAACTCTGATCAGCTCGAAGTCTATG GAATTAATCCTGAAGATTTCTTTGAAGAATTGGAGTTCTGGAGATCATCCTTGAGAAATTATTGGTCATTGCTTTCTCCCTTGATTTTCTCTGACCACCCGAAGAGACCAGGTGATGAAGACCCAATGCCTCCTTATAATATGGTTCGAAATATGATGGACATGCATGCTCATTATGGAGGCTTTAATGCTGCCCTGTTGGAAGCTAGAAAGTCTGCGTGGGTAATGAATGTTGTGCCCGTAGGTGAACCTAATACACTTCCTATCATTTTTGACCAGGGTTTTGCAGGTGTCTTGCATAACTG GTGTGAACCTTTTCCTACCTACCCTCGGACATATGACTTGCTTCACGCCAAGGGACTACTTTCACACCTTGCTACACAACAGTGTAGTATggttgatttaatttttgagatGGATCGCATTCTCCGGCCTGAG GGATGGGTTATCATATCTGATAATGTTGGTCTTATTGAGAGTGCACGTACCATCGTTACACAGCTCCGCTGGGAAGCTCGGGTTATTAATGTTCGGAATGGAAGTGACCAGCGGCTACTAGTATGCCAAAAACCATTTGTGAGAAAATGA
- the LOC140871587 gene encoding probable methyltransferase PMT5 isoform X1 — translation MRSSWYNKLSLIFGSRLPLNWLILCLVCVFFFIALFGSSSTTFDVVTASARPEIYLNYRRLKERAFSDYFDLKNLGSDNVKNFDLCGKERENYVPCYNMSASLLAGFKDGEEFDRHCEVLQDQQRCLVRPPKDYKIPLNWPSGRDVVWTGNVKLSKDQFLSSGSMTKRLMLLEENQISFRSDDGMIVDGVKDYSHQIAEMIGLGSDAEFREAGVLNVLDIDCGFGSFDAHLLSLKLMAVCVAAYESTGSQVQLALERGLPAIIGSFNSRQLPFPSLSYDMVHCTQCGIFWDDKDGIFLIEVDRVLRPGGYFVLTSPTNRHQGSSVGTKKGNIATPFEVFTQKLCWNLLAEQEETLIWQKTADAQCYISRKQGSTPLCNAEDAQSYYRPLAQCISGTTSKRWIPIQKRSSGSLNSDQLEVYGINPEDFFEELEFWRSSLRNYWSLLSPLIFSDHPKRPGDEDPMPPYNMVRNMMDMHAHYGGFNAALLEARKSAWVMNVVPVGEPNTLPIIFDQGFAGVLHNWCEPFPTYPRTYDLLHAKGLLSHLATQQCSMVDLIFEMDRILRPEGWVIISDNVGLIESARTIVTQLRWEARVINVRNGSDQRLLVCQKPFVRK, via the exons ATGAGAAGCTCTTGGTACAATAAACTATCTTTGATTTTCGGCTCTAGACTACCGCTGAACTGGTTGATTTTGTGTCTAGTTTGTGTCTTCTTTTTTATTGCACTTTTTGGATCTTCTTCCACTACATTTGATGTTGTGACTGCTTCCGCAAGGCCTGAGATTTATTTGAACTATAGAAGATTAAAAGAGAGAGCGTTCAGTGATTATTTCGATTTAAAAAATCTAGGGTCTGATAATGTGAAAAATTTTGATCTTTGTGGGAAGGAAAGAGAGAATTATGTGCCATGCTACAATATGTCCGCTAGTTTGTTAGCTGGTTTTAAAGATGGGGAGGAGTTTGATCGTCACTGTGAAGTATTACAGGATCAACAACGTTGCTTGGTTCGACCCCCAAAAGATTACAAGATTCCTTTGAATTGGCCGAGTGGTAGGGATGTTGTATGGACTGGGAATGTTAAGCTCAGCAAAGACCAATTCCTTTCATCTGGAAGCATGACAAAAAG GTTAATGTTGCTGGAAGAGAATCAAATTTCCTTTCGCTCGGATGATGGTATGATTGTTGATGGTGTCAAGGATTATTCTCACCAGATTGCTGAGATGATAGGATTGGGAAGTGATGCTGAATTCCGTGAAGCTGGT GTGCTCAATGTCTTAGACATTGACTGTGGATTTGGTAGCTTTGATGCGCACTTGCTCTCACTCAAGTTGATGGCCGTTTGTGTAGCAGCTTATGAGTCAACTGGTAGCCAAGTTCAGCTAGCCCTTGAGAGAGGTCTACCAGCTATCATTGGAAGCTTCAATTCAAGACAACTACCATTTCCATCATTATCATATGACATGGTTCACTGCACTCAGTGTGGCATTTTCTGGGATGACAAAG ATGGAATCTTTCTAATCGAAGTTGACAGAGTACTCAGGCCTGGAGGATACTTTGTTTTAACATCACCGACAAACAGACATCAAGGAAGTTCTGTAGGCACAAAGAAAGGCAACATCGCAACTCCTTTTGAAGTATTCACTCAAAAACTATGTTGGAATCTTTTGGCAGAGCAAGAGGAGACTCTCATCTGGCAGAAAACTGCAGATGCTCAATGCTATATTTCTAG AAAGCAGGGCAGTACCCCACTTTGTAATGCAGAGGATGCCCAATCATATTATAGACCACTCGCGCAGTGTATAAGTGGTACAACAAGCAAGCGTTGGATCCCAATTCAGAAGAGATCATCTGGTTCTTTAAACTCTGATCAGCTCGAAGTCTATG GAATTAATCCTGAAGATTTCTTTGAAGAATTGGAGTTCTGGAGATCATCCTTGAGAAATTATTGGTCATTGCTTTCTCCCTTGATTTTCTCTGACCACCCGAAGAGACCAGGTGATGAAGACCCAATGCCTCCTTATAATATGGTTCGAAATATGATGGACATGCATGCTCATTATGGAGGCTTTAATGCTGCCCTGTTGGAAGCTAGAAAGTCTGCGTGGGTAATGAATGTTGTGCCCGTAGGTGAACCTAATACACTTCCTATCATTTTTGACCAGGGTTTTGCAGGTGTCTTGCATAACTG GTGTGAACCTTTTCCTACCTACCCTCGGACATATGACTTGCTTCACGCCAAGGGACTACTTTCACACCTTGCTACACAACAGTGTAGTATggttgatttaatttttgagatGGATCGCATTCTCCGGCCTGAG GGATGGGTTATCATATCTGATAATGTTGGTCTTATTGAGAGTGCACGTACCATCGTTACACAGCTCCGCTGGGAAGCTCGGGTTATTAATGTTCGGAATGGAAGTGACCAGCGGCTACTAGTATGCCAAAAACCATTTGTGAGAAAATGA